A window from Telopea speciosissima isolate NSW1024214 ecotype Mountain lineage chromosome 8, Tspe_v1, whole genome shotgun sequence encodes these proteins:
- the LOC122672846 gene encoding pentatricopeptide repeat-containing protein At1g15510, chloroplastic-like encodes MSVSARNPRLPLLTDIIYRLRLKPFQSKTINSSASRQNLHISLKRIPEISALNTNSIDTVNLNSDICVLCLHGNLEQALRHLDSMEERGFPVEEDTYIALVKLCEWKRAASQGARVYAHVSSSTAHLSIRLGNALLSMFVRLGNLLDAWYVFGKMEERDVFSWNVMVGGYAKSGFFDDALNLYHRMLWVGVKPDMYTFPCVLRTCGGVPDLARGMEVHVHVIRFGFEADVDVTNALITMYAKCGDVRSARLLFDRMPSRDQISWNAMISGYVENEECLEGLKLFFMMRDRSIDPDLITMTNIISACEILDNARLGKVIHGYVSTKEFREDVSICNALIQMYSSAGNLSEAEKVFCRMGFKDVVSWTAMISGYEKNGLPHKAVEAYQQMELKGVKPDEITIVSVLSACASLRHPDLGIKLHEFANKMGLIAYTEVGNTLIDMYSKCGCIDKALEVFKQIPEKNVISWTSIIFGFRINNRSLEALSFFRQMRFSLKPNSVTLIAALSTCAKIGALMCGKEIHAHALRSGVRFEGFLPNALLDMYTRCGRIEYARTQFDSYKDKDVSSWNIMLTGYARRGCGTLSIDLFHRMIDEGEDPNEITFIALLCACSRSGMVSEGLEYFNGMERSYGVTPNLKHYACMVDLLGRAGQVEVAYEFIENMPLEPDSAVWGALLNACRIHRQVELGELAARFIFKMDSESIGYYVLLCNLYADNGRWDEVSRVRRTMRERDVMFDPGCSWVEVKGKVHAFLSGDSSHPQIKEINAVLNGLYERIKTINLNMLESSSVNDTGTSKADIFCGHSERLAIAFGLINTLPGVPIWVTKNLYMCTSCHNIVKFISKIVRREITVRDTEQFHHFKDGICSCRDKGCWGLQN; translated from the coding sequence ATGTCGGTCTCTGCTAGAAATCCTCGACTCCCACTCCTAACAGACATTATCTACCGTCTTCGCTTAAAACCGTTCCAGTCCAAAACTATAAATTCTTCTGCGAGTCGCCAAAACCTCCACATATCCCTGAAAAGAATCCCAGAAATCTCTGCTCTCAACACCAACTCCATTGATACCGTAAATTTGAATTCAGATATATGTGTACTATGCCTCCACGGGAACTTAGAGCAAGCTCTGCGTCACTTAGACTCTATGGAAGAACGCGGGTTTCCTGTCGAGGAGGACACGTACATAGCTTTGGTAAAGTTGTGCGAGTGGAAGCGAGCAGCCTCCCAGGGAGCTCGTGTTTATGCTCATGTCTCTAGTTCGACGGCCCATTTAAGCATTCGATTGGGAAATGCTCTGTTGAGCATGTTCGTGCGGCTGGGTAACTTGCTCGACGCCTGGTACGTATTTGGcaaaatggaggagagggatgTCTTTTCATGGAACGTCATGGTCGGTGGGTACGCTAAATCGGGTTTCTTTGATGATGCGTTGAATTTGTACCATAGGATGTTGTGGGTCGGAGTCAAACCCGATATGTATACGTTTCCTTGTGTTCTGAGGACGTGCGGTGGTGTTCCCGATTTGGCTAGGGGTATGGAGGTTCACGTTCATGTTATTAGATTTGGGTTTGAAGCAGATGTTGATGTAACTAATGCTTTAATTACTATGTATGCTAAGTGTGGGGATGTTCGTAGTGCAAGGTTATTGTTTGATAGAATGCCCAGCAGGGATCAAATCTCGTGGAATGCTATGATATCAGGATATGTTGAGAATGAGGAGTGTTTGGAGGGCTTGAAGTTGTTCTTTATGATGAGAGATCGTTCTATAGACCCAGATTTGATTACCATGACCAATATAATTTCTGCGTGTGAGATTCTCGATAATGCCAGATTAGGGAAGGTGATTCATGGGTATGTGAGCACAAAGGAATTCAGGGAAGATGTTTCAATTTGTAATGCTTTGATTCAGATGTACTCTAGTGCTGGGAATTTGTCAGAAGCGGAGAAAGTTTTCTGCAGGATGGGTTTCAAGGATGTGGTGTCATGGACTGCAATGATTTCTGGTTATGAGAAAAATGGGCTACCTCACAAAGCCGTGGAAGCTTATCAGCAGATGGAGTTAAAGGGTGTGAAGCCTGATGAGATCACTATTGTCAGTGTTCTTTCTGCTTGCGCTTCTCTACGACATCCTGATTTGGGAATCAAGCTCCATGAGTTTGCTAATAAGATGGGCCTTATTGCATACACAGAAGTTGGGAACACCCTTATTGACATGTATTCCAAATGTGGCTGCATTGATAAGGCTTTGGAGGTCTTCAAACAGATACCCGAGAAGAACGTGATATCTTGGACATCCATCATCTTCGGATTTCGGATCAACAACCGGAGCTTGGAGGCCTTGAGCTTCTTTCGGCAGATGAGATTCAGTCTAAAACCTAATTCAGTTACACTGATTGCTGCTCTTTCCACATGTGCTAAGATAGGAGCCTTGATGTGTGGAAAGGAGATTCATGCCCATGCGCTAAGGAGTGGAGTTAGATTTGAGGGGTTCCTGCCAAATGCACTTTTAGACATGTACACAAGGTGTGGAAGGATAGAATATGCAAGGACCCAGTTTGACAGCTATAAAGACAAGGATGTTTCATCTTGGAATATTATGTTAACCGGCTATGCCCGCCGGGGATGTGGAACACTTTCTATTGATCTGTTTCATAGAATGATAGATGAAGGAGAGGATCCTAATGAAATCACATTCATTGCCCTCCTATGTGCTTGTAGTAGATCTGGAATGGTGAGTGAAGGTTTGGAGTATTTTAATGGCATGGAACGGAGTTATGGTGTCACACCAAATCTGAAGCACTATGCGTGCATGGTGGATTTACTTGGTCGCGCTGGGCAAGTGGAAGTTGCCTATGAGTTTATAGAAAACATGCCCTTGGAGCCAGACTCCGCTGTCTGGGGAGCCTTGTTGAATGCATGCAGGATACATCGACAGGTTGAGCTTGGTGAGCTTGCTGCTCGCTTCATATTCAAAATGGATTCAGAGAGTATTGGGTATTATGTTCTATTATGTAACCTCTATGCTGACAATGGTCGATGGGATGAAGTTTCGAGAGTGAGAAGGACAATGAGAGAAAGAGACGTTATGTTTGATCCTGGCTGCAGTTGGGTGGAGGTTAAGGGAAAAGTTCACGCATTCCTTAGTGGTGATAGTTCCCATCCACAAATTAAAGAGATTAATGCAGTTCTAAATGGCTTGTATGAGAGAATAAAAACTATTAATCTTAATATGCTTGAGAGCAGTTCAGTAAATGATACTGGAACATCAAAGGCAGATATCTTTTGTGGGCACAGTGAAAGACTAGCCATTGCGTTTGGGCTCATCAATACTTTGCCTGGGGTCCCTATTTGGGTCACAAAGAACCTCTACATGTGTACTAGCTGCCATAATATCGTCAAGTTTATCTCTAAGATTGTTCGGCGGGAGATAACTGTTAGAGATACCGAACAATTTCATCATTTCAAAGATGGAATCTGCTCATGTAGAGACAAGGGTTGTTGGGGGCTACAGAACTAG
- the LOC122672203 gene encoding uncharacterized protein LOC122672203: MADSKPPTDNFNVQITTIKLNGASNYVLWSQAFEVYVTARRKMSYLAMTPPDPTDDKYDDWKFFSFNQEGKSIGEYYSSLKRMWEELNVYQPISTDASVIKSQRSEFLRVVSLSVVKSDPTLVSKDNSALFISTGGHGRGGGTSSRGCGSGSGCGAGSGGRGTGSHLAGSFSGDSGSRWCSHCGRPNHTIYKCWLKHGKPQWAREQFANAAVSDGAVDSVHPPDTTHGSSTGSGSSSNDLVSQLLQRVQKLEASSSTSTAVLAHPGTSTACFASSSSPWVIDSGASSYMTGKPNLCSSFTQSAVPSRISIADGSFIPVTGHEDIPLSSDLSLSDVLHVPKLPPNLLSISQLTKTLNCSITFHPSHCVIQDLATKMTIGGGHEKGDLYYFDLASTSTAAVATSSGVSPLHWHYRLGHPSLSMLRHLVPSCKSISRI; the protein is encoded by the exons ATGGCTGATTCTAAGCCTCCTACGGACAACTTTAATGTTCAGATTACTACCATCAAATTGAATGGTGCCTCCAACTACGTCCTTTGGTCTCAAGCCTTTGAAGTTTACGTTACTGCTCGCCGGAAGATGTCTTATCTCGCTATGACACCACCAGATCCTACTGATGACAAATATGACGATTGGAAG tttttctctttcaatcaaGAAGGAAAGTCTATTGGCGAATATTACAGTTCACTGAAGCGGATGTGGGAAGAACTCAATGTGTACCAGCCTATATCTACTGATGCCTCTGTGATTAAATCCCAACGTTCTGAATTTTTG AGAGTTGTTTCCCTTTCGGTGGTGAAATCTGATCCTACTCTTGTTTCCAAGGATAATTCTGCCCTCTTTATTTCTACTGGAGGGcatggtcgtggtggtggtacctcttctcGAGGTTGTGGTTCTGGATCTGGTTGTGGAGCTGGTTCTGGTGGTCGTGGAACTGGTTCTCACCTTGCTGGTTCATTTTCTGGTGATAGTGGCTCTCGATGGTGCTCTCATTGTGGTCGTCCTAACCACACTATTTACAAATGTTGGCTGAAACACGGCAAACCACAATGGGCACGAGAGCAATTTGCAAACGCTGCAGTTTCTGATGGAGCGGTTGATTCTGTGCATCCTCCTGACACTACTCATGGGTCTTCCACTGGTAGTGGTAGTTCCTCTAATGACTTGGTTTCTCAGCTATTACAACGAGTTCAGAAACTTGAGGCATCCTCCTCTACATCTACAGCTGTTCTTGCTCACCCAGGTACATCTACTGCATGTTTTGCCTCCTCATCCTctccgtgggtcattgactccggtgccTCCTCTTACATGACTGGTAAGCCTAATTTATGTTCGTCTTTTACACAGTCCGCTGTCCCATCTCGGATTTCTATTGCCGATGGGTCCTTTATACCTGTCACTGGTCATGAGGACATCCCCTTATCTTCTGATCTTTCTTTGTCTGATGTCCTTCATGTACCTAAGCTTCCTCCTAATCTTCTATCTATTAGTCAATTAACTAAGACTTTGaattgttctataacctttcatccttctcattgtgtcattcAAGATCTTGCAACAAAGATGACGATTGGTGGCGGGCATGAGAAGGGTGAcctttattattttgatttggcatcTACTTCTACGGCAGCGGTTGCTACTTCTTCTGGTGTATCTCCTTTACATTGGCATTATCGGCTAGGACATCCTTCATTATCCATGCTGCGTCATCTTGTTCCTAGCTGCAAATCTATCTCCCGCATttag